The region GAACCAGCAtctggagcagaaagagcCTACGCCTTCAGGAAAATGACGCTCGCCGATACTCAATCCACCCTTGAGTGCTACCGGCGCAAGGCCAAATGGAACTGGGCCAAATACGCGTATGGACTCTTTGATCTATAGGTGATAAGCTTTCGCCTTGAGAAAAGAGGGATGGCATACGCAGGCCTGAAGATACTCTATGTTCTGCGCATGCGCAAAGGAAGCACAGGGTCATTTCATCGTCTCTGGGCTCTCTGCGGCGATCTCTGCGCGCAGCTTTTCCAGATACTGTGGCTTGCAAATCATATGGTACACAAATGACGGCAGTCAGCACTAACAGTGtcagccccagcaccaaCCGTCCCAGTAGCCACGGCTTGGAGGTGAGTGATCATCATTCGGTCTGAATGTTCCTTCAATGTCCGCTTCCAGTGCTCTACCATATCGTTGCGCACATGGGGATTTTGTCTCACGCCGGTGGAGAGCTCCATGGCGGTATCGAAGACGTGGTTATTGGGCAGCAGATTCAGTTTGGACGGAAGATTGCCAAGGGTGAGATTGTGCAATCACTGGAAACATCCTGCTGCCGTGATATAAGCATTCAGACTGCGCGAGTTAGCTATTGAGTCGCCTATATCTTTTACACCCatgatgaagccgaagcgcTGGGAGAAAACGACTTCGCCGACAACGTCGAAGGTTAGATAGTTGAAGCAGTGGTCGAACTCGACGGACTGCTCTTTGTCAGAGAATTGTTGAACTTGTCTAGCATTAAACTGATCGTCTCGTTCATATATCCCTCAGACTTGATGACGTTTGACAGAGTATATGCAGAAGCAACATTCTTCGCTAGTTCTACTCGTCGTCTGGGATCAGTCGTGGACATCAGTGTTTGGAATCTATGACCAGGCAAGGCTAAGACCTTTTTACCACGATGCCTGTCTAGAACAGTTGGATATGAGCTGCAGAGAGGATGGCCAAAAGCGTACCTTCGGAATCAGATTCAGTAACAAAGTCCGTATAGCGTCGGGACGACAAACGCTGGCTTCATCATGTGCGATACGAAAAAACGGACCTAGCATCGTTAGAGGTGGTTCAGACAGCCTGATGACTTTGCATATACCGTGTCTTTCATGTTCCTAGATACTTCGGGTGTTAATGTCTCCAACGAATATGCGGATGATATGCCACAGCCGAGTGTACGATGCCATGAAAAGGCCCTGGGATACTCCTCAGCAAGGAGTGATATCGTCGCAATAGAATCACGCTGGGCAGGTAAAGAATCAAAATCGCCGAGACGGTGCTCAGGTCCAGAGAGAGGATCGCAGCCATGGTGAGAGGTGTAGCCCTAGCCCAGAGGAATGGACAGACCTAAACCTATGAATCCGGAATACTGGACTAGATGGGCTTAATGAAGTAACACACAAAAGAAGTCTTTATCAACTCCTAGGGATAGCTAAGCTTCCCATGGCGAGGGCAGATAATGGAAAATAGATTCCCGGCATGCAAAGCAAATCCTAGATTGGAATAGCAATTTGGTCATAGCCCATGCAAAGATTTCCCAATTGCAGCATGGCGTTTGACGACTGTAAGTGTGAGAATAATTCATGCCAATTAGGGCTAGGGCCCAGACAGGGTATGCTAGATTGAGAATATCTATGTGAGAATATCTATCCCCAATTCAGATACTATGAGTGAGCAACTTCAGACAGAAGTGTCATTTCTTAACTGTTACATATGTAGACAAGGATTTCGCGTAGATCATAGCTACCACTGTCACAATAGTTGCAGCAAGCTCTAACGTAAGTAGATGATTCGGCGTGACCATTTGGCGTGGGATGCAGATGCGGGATACTCCTGCTCAACCGTCCCCTATCTGGAGTAAATCATACATGAGCGCCTTCAGATATCAAAGAATAGTGTTCTGAATCAACATGGCATTTTGCAGATGCAATACAACGATGGCGTGCAGCTGTCACCTGAAAGGATCGAAGTTTTCTATATTCTTCACTCTTCACATCAAAGGGATTTGCCTTAATTAAATAGGTTTTACCAAGCTCGACAGCCTCTGTTCAACATCGGCTGGCATCGTCTTTCCATCATTGCCTTGCCTACTATTGCGCTTTGAATACGTTAACTATTTCATGGGCATGTGGAGTTTTACCTCCTGGTTCACATTCGACATTCGTTAGGCCCAAGTCTACTAGAGACTGTCCAACCCAGCACATATAATATAGTATTAAGAGCTTAGAGGCTCAAGAGCTACTGTGCTCAATCATCAGACAAACAGCTTTCGGGTCAAGGTTCGTTGTATTTGGATGCGTGAGAATTTGGTTCGAGTTCTGACCTCGGCTCTTTTTCGCGCAGAGGCTAAAGCCCTGGGGAGTGGACCCCTGGGACGTCGCGGTAAAGGTCATGAAAGGGTCGATCCCAAGGTTATGACAGCTTTGTTGGCTGGATgggaggaggaatgggatgTGACAATGCAAATTTGGAGGACGACGACTGAGAAAACAGGTTGGTCGTGCTGCTTTTTCATAAAATCCTTTCGTCAGCAGATGCCAAGCAGTGCATCGAGTAGATACTACCACACAATGAAAGGACGCAAAGACTAAGAGATAATTGACACAGTGATGTCACCGCTCACTGCTAAGGGCTGACGGGAGCCCGTGTCGTTCCCACATGCGAGCGCGTCCCCTCGAGCTGCCACAGAATCGAGGATGCTCAGTCAGTCAATCAAGCATGAGTTATGCTAAGAAGTCTGAAGAATCATGTCCACTGGGGTCTCTGATAGAACGGCTGTCACGTACTTACTTGCATAacaagcaaaagcaagcaatAAGCGACGTAGCACCATTAAACATTATTTTCACCAGATTTCTCAATCGCAGGGCTCTGTGCAGTATTAGCACGCTCAGgctcaagctcttcttctgatTCACTggcatcgtcatcgtcgttgCCATCCTTCCGCCGCAAAACCCTGATCTTCGCTCCCAGTCTCCTTGCCCCTCTACTCGCCGGCCGATAAACCATCACAACCGGCTTCCCAACAAAATTTGCAATAGCATGGAACCAAGCATCCGGGAAGAGCCTAACAACGACAGCCCACGGCAGCGAAATGGCAGCCACAAGAATGCAGATAGCCCATTGTTCATCATGGATTTGAACAATGCTGAATGCCGCACCACCATAAAAGGCAATCACTATCTGACAACCAACCATGATACAGTTGATCCCGATAAAAAACCAGTTCCGGTGCAGGCCGGTAAAAATATTGAACCTGTTGTCAAGGCGACGGTTGTTAAACTCGTTGAAGATCTGCATCCACACAAAGGTGTTGAAGACGATTGAGCGGCGGACGTCATCGGAATAGTCGAGGAAGTTTTGGCGAGGCCCAAAGTGCAGAGTAAGTGTTAcaatgagctggaagatggaTTGCCCAATGATCATCTTCCACATTGTGATTGAAATTAGCGGGGCGCCACCTTTGATGGGCTTACGATTGAGAATCTCCTCTGTGGGCGGATCCGTCGCCAACGCAAGAGCGGCGAGAGAGTCCCTGATCGGGTTAATAATACTTGTTATAAGGAATACCGAAGAGACTTACATAATAAGGTTGATCCAAAGGAGTTGCACCGCGGTCAGAACCGACCGCATCTCACTGTCCGCCAcagaggagatgaaggtTAAAAGCACGGCCGTAATGTTGACAGTGATTTGAAACTGGAGAAACTTGCGCACGGCATCATTTACGGCACGTCCCCACATCAAAGCCGTGAGAATACTGGAGAAGTTGTCGTCCATAAGCACAATAGCTGAAGCCTCCTTAGCCACCTCCGTCCCTGCGATACCCATGGAAAATCCGATGTTGGCAGCTTTGAGCGCAGGACCGTCGTTCGTTCCATCTCCTGTCACTGCAACGATTTCACCTAAAGCCCTTAATTTGGTGACAAGGATTCTCTTGTCCTCTGGGGAGGAACGGGCCAATACCTGCAACTGCGGGAGGACCTCATCGAACTCGGCATCAGACAGCGTACGAAAGTGCGGACCCTCCATGACAATTCCTCCAGTGTAGATGCCACAGTCAGTTGCAATGGCTTTTGCGGTAACCATATTATCACCTGTCACCATCCTAACAGCGACACCAGCATGATGACACTTGGCGACAGCTTCCGGAACTCCAGGCCGGATGGGATCCTGGATACCAACAACGCCAATGAAGGACATGTCCTGCAAAAGCAGACCGAGATCAGCCTGAGATGGATCATCAGGGTCAACCGCATGTCTCGGTGGCCATTCTGAAAACTCCCGGGAGACCAGAGCAATAGTGCGAAGTGACTGCTTCGCGTAGTCAAGGATCACTTGTTCGAGGCGTTCCCGCTCACTCGACACCAAGTCAACCGGACCGCTCGGCCTCCAAACAAACGAGCTGTATCTCAGGAGAATTTCCGAGGCACCTTTGACGAGGAACCTGTACTTGTTATCTGACAACCTGATAACAGCGCCCATGCATTTCCTTCCAGAGTCAAAAGGCATTAACTGCACGACTGTCGCGTTGGCTCGTACTTCAGCTAGTGGGCCCATACCTAGGACATTGCGGGCAAACCCTAGCAAAGCTGTCTCAGTCTTTGAGCCAACAAATCCTGGAACCCCgttctcctcgccctcaaaTGCAGTAGAGTTGATCGCGACTGACTCGATGATCATGCATTTCTGTTGTGGGCTAAGCGAACTGGCAAATGCAGCTGACCGGCGTGTTTTTCCGGTCTGGTTCTTGTCGTCGAAGTCCTCGTCTCCGAATGTGCCGGTCACCACTGTCATTTTGTTTGTTGTCAAGGTACCAGTTTTGTCAGAACACACTGTCGTTGCGTTGCCCATTGTCTCACAGGATTTTAGCACGCGAACAAGGTTGTTGAGTttcaccatcctcgtcgtgGCGAATGCTAGCGCAAGAGTGACTGCCAATGGCAGGCCTTCAGGGACAGCAACGACAATTACCGTAATGGCAACGATGAGAATATCAGTAACCTGGGATGCCTTTTCCGTACCGCTACGATCGTTGCCGGACAATCCTCCAAGAaagcggaagagaaggatcaggaaaagaaagatggCAGAGCTTGCTCCTAGCTTTGCAATCGCGCTCGCAAGCCGATCCAGCTTTTTCTGCAACGGGGTCGGCTCCATATCTTGACGCATTGCCATAAGGATTTTGCCATAGCTCGAATTCACCCCGACAGATGTGACGAGACAAGTCCCGACACCTTCGAGGACTTTGCTACCGGAGATAATAAACGGGTCCATATCCTGTTGTTTGGTATGTCCTTGCTCCAGTAATCGCATCACTTGCTCCCCACCTGtcttcttgagctggtcTGACTCGCCAGTAGCTGAAGACTCGTCGCACTTAACGTTGTGCCCGTCGATGAATATTCCATCCACAGGAACCAAGTCTCCAGGTTCCAAATGTAAAATATCGCCGACCAACACCTCGTGTACGGATAATCTGACTGCCTTTCCTGATCGTATAACCGTGACTTCGCgatcctctttctttttgttgAGCTTGACGAACgccctctccttctggtAATCGTTGAGCGAGCCGACCATGACCACAATCACTATAGCAACACAAATGGCACATCCTTCCACCCAGTCCAACGGCATTCCGGAACCAGGCTCAGGATCCACCCCCAACGTTTCGTATAGTCCCAACGCCAGAGATATCGCCGCGGCAGCCGTAAGCAAAATTAGCACCTTGTCATTGTATGCCAGCCACATCAACTTCCACAGCGGTGTCGCTTTTTTCTCTGGTAAAACATTCTCCTTGAACACACGGATCCGGTCTGCAAATAGCTCATTCCTGGATTGTGTATGTTTTTCGCCGCCAGCTGCCTCAGTGCTGAGCCCGGCGCTCAAGTCGGTTCGAAGCCCATTTGCCAGACCCGGCAATCCACCCAAAGCAACAAATGCAGGAAGCGACTTTGGGTTGAGTAGTTTGTTGAGCTGTCCTGGTGAGTATGCAAACGGGTTGTTGTCGACGTGAAAGTCCGTCTCGGTTCCTGGATCAGGGCGCAAAGCGCCTTCTTGCTCGTCCGATGAAAACACGCTTGGCGCTGTACTTGAAGATAgtttctcttttccttttggGACTTCGAGGCCGGCACTGCTGGTGGCCATGGTGCTTCCGCTCATCGCTCTATCCCGTCCAGTGAAGTCGCTACCGATCGCGGTCAAATTGCTGTGAGAGCGCTCGCGCGTACCATCGGGACTCTGACTCGGTATATCATTTTCAGCTGTGGGTGTTTCCTACACATCATTAGCGGCTGGGAGCAACACGGACGAGCAGCGTACAGAAACGCGATCGAAAGTTATCGCCGGAACAGACCCTGGCGACGCCATCTCGTCTAGTTGGAGCAGTCCAGACAAAGCAAAGCTTCCATTGGAGACAACGACCAGCAAGCTAGCGAATCTCAGGATATCAATGAACTTTTAGTAAGTAATGAGTATTGCACAGCCTCCTTCAAGTGCGGACAGGATTGGTTAGCCAAGCAGTTCCAAGATCACGGAGCGGACTCCACTCCGCGAATGCAGTAGGGCCTCGAATCTCAATTTTTGTCAATTGTGCCATTTTACAGCGACAAAGGCACCATCGTTCTAATGCGTGCAAGGAATGCTGCGGGAAATCCATCGGTCTCGGCTTCCGCCAGGGACTTGGGTAGCTCTCTGACCACGGTGCCATATGGGATCGACTAGGGTAATTGCTCCTAAACTCGGCAGGACTCCGTACGACGGACGCTGtggtgaggagctggagcggtGCGTTGGCCGGTTTTCTCTATGATTGGCTCTTATGAGATTTCTGAGTCAGGGTCCAAGAAATGCTGCTGGGTTCTGTTGCTGGCGGCCTATGTCATCTCTCGTGGATTCTCCATGCTGCATTCTTGGTCGTTTCATCCCACCGATGTCACCAAGCTGCGATGTGCATGGATCGCTACAGAGGTGGCCACGGGTTCTCCCAACCGCTGCTATGAGCCACTACTGTGCTTCAGTGTAACTGTCCGTTTATTGCTGTCACTATGACCAGAGGCTTGTTTTTTGCGTTAAACTGAACGCTTTGTATCGGTTTTCCCCCACAAGGTTGTGCAACTACGTAGGCTGAGTCAGGAAGGTGCACTTTGTCCTTGGGAAGACGCCAAGGGATAATCATCTCAGGCCGCGTATGGGAACATCGGAAGTAGAAAAGCAGCATATCTATGTTTGGCCAAGGGTCGCGGGGTCAGATTTCTCAAGGTATGACAAACGCAGCGTGGCGGTTCGTCCTCGCCATACTCTTAAAGAGTGGCCGTTATCAATGCTACTTGTACTTTCGCGTAGGGAAGCCGCTGATTGTCAATGGGTTGGTGTGAACTGAGTCGAACCTCCTGTGACACTTCTTAGTCATTTTCCTGTGCAACTTTTGGTTGCACAACCATTATCGTTGTTTTCACCCAGACAATTGGAGTACCAAGGCGGGCCGCAACCTACCCTCAACATCGCCAACACATGCATACCAGTTCTTGCTTGTCGCTTTTTTCCATAGACAACGGAGCCCATCCGCATCTTTCCTTGCCAGTATCTGATCACCGCATCGTCCTGGATTCGGGAGACCTTTCACTGGTACAGGAATAGTGAATATTCATGCGAGGGGTAGACGGGTTGAGGTGGCAGCTAGGAGGGTGGCAGTGCAGCGGGGGTTGAAAACAAAACCTGTTGCTCCCCCAGTCAGAGCCTGCAACTCAGCGCACGAGGCGTGTTTGGCTTTTTTGCTTTCGCCTCTGGTATACGCTCGTCTTGTCTGCTGATGCCACGACGCCTTCCGAACTCGGACAGCACTCGACCAGACAATTATCCTTGCGCCATGAGGGGAGTCAGACATAGGTCGTTATGAGTGTATCTCGGACGTCAGCAGAGCCAGGGAAGTCTCTTACTCAGTCATCGAGTGAGACTGGTTATGGCCGAGGAAAGACGGTCACATCAGCATGCGAAAGATGTCGAAGGAGAAAAA is a window of Aspergillus nidulans FGSC A4 chromosome VI DNA encoding:
- a CDS encoding uncharacterized protein (transcript_id=CADANIAT00010268), coding for MAFDDFAASSNCSESTWHFADAIQRWRAAVT
- a CDS encoding uncharacterized protein (transcript_id=CADANIAT00010269) — translated: MASPGSVPAITFDRVSETPTAENDIPSQSPDGTRERSHSNLTAIGSDFTGRDRAMSGSTMATSSAGLEVPKGKEKLSSSTAPSVFSSDEQEGALRPDPGTETDFHVDNNPFAYSPGQLNKLLNPKSLPAFVALGGLPGLANGLRTDLSAGLSTEAAGGEKHTQSRNELFADRIRVFKENVLPEKKATPLWKLMWLAYNDKVLILLTAAAAISLALGLYETLGVDPEPGSGMPLDWVEGCAICVAIVIVVMVGSLNDYQKERAFVKLNKKKEDREVTVIRSGKAVRLSVHEVLVGDILHLEPGDLVPVDGIFIDGHNVKCDESSATGESDQLKKTGGEQVMRLLEQGHTKQQDMDPFIISGSKVLEGVGTCLVTSVGVNSSYGKILMAMRQDMEPTPLQKKLDRLASAIAKLGASSAIFLFLILLFRFLGGLSGNDRSGTEKASQVTDILIVAITVIVVAVPEGLPLAVTLALAFATTRMVKLNNLVRVLKSCETMGNATTVCSDKTGTLTTNKMTVVTGTFGDEDFDDKNQTGKTRRSAAFASSLSPQQKCMIIESVAINSTAFEGEENGVPGFVGSKTETALLGFARNVLGMGPLAEVRANATVVQLMPFDSGRKCMGAVIRLSDNKYRFLVKGASEILLRYSSFVWRPSGPVDLVSSERERLEQVILDYAKQSLRTIALVSREFSEWPPRHAVDPDDPSQADLGLLLQDMSFIGVVGIQDPIRPGVPEAVAKCHHAGVAVRMVTGDNMVTAKAIATDCGIYTGGIVMEGPHFRTLSDAEFDEVLPQLQVLARSSPEDKRILVTKLRALGEIVAVTGDGTNDGPALKAANIGFSMGIAGTEVAKEASAIVLMDDNFSSILTALMWGRAVNDAVRKFLQFQITVNITAVLLTFISSVADSEMRSVLTAVQLLWINLIMDSLAALALATDPPTEEILNRKPIKGGAPLISITMWKMIIGQSIFQLIVTLTLHFGPRQNFLDYSDDVRRSIVFNTFVWMQIFNEFNNRRLDNRFNIFTGLHRNWFFIGINCIMVGCQIVIAFYGGAAFSIVQIHDEQWAICILVAAISLPWAVVVRLFPDAWFHAIANFVGKPVVMVYRPASRGARRLGAKIRVLRRKDGNDDDDASESEEELEPERANTAQSPAIEKSGENNV